In Deinococcus roseus, one genomic interval encodes:
- a CDS encoding GTP-binding protein: MAKGTFERTKPHVNVGTIGHVDHGKTTLTAA, translated from the coding sequence ATGGCTAAAGGTACGTTTGAACGCACCAAGCCCCACGTGAACGTGGGAACCATTGGTCACGTGGACCACGGAAAAACCACCCTCACCGCCGCGA
- a CDS encoding DNA-3-methyladenine glycosylase family protein: MSKTKTIMEHLSLDPILGTVIEKVGPPPEVLKSRHDRPFTVLASSVIGQQLSGKAADAIEKRVVALTGGLLPELLVPHTVEALRACGLSNAKARTLHALSTAVLDGRVNFDALEPLSNEEIIEQLLPIWGIGRWTVEMFLMFGLGREDIYSLGDGALKRAFSNLYGESSLDEVTGRWSPYRSYASWYLWRTL, encoded by the coding sequence ATGTCCAAAACAAAAACCATCATGGAACATCTGTCCCTGGACCCGATTCTGGGAACGGTCATTGAAAAAGTGGGACCCCCACCCGAAGTGCTGAAATCCAGACATGACCGTCCATTTACGGTGCTGGCCAGTTCTGTGATTGGCCAGCAGCTTTCTGGAAAAGCAGCAGATGCCATCGAGAAGCGTGTGGTGGCCCTGACAGGAGGGTTGCTTCCTGAACTGCTGGTTCCCCACACCGTGGAAGCCCTCAGGGCCTGTGGTCTCTCCAATGCCAAAGCCAGAACCCTGCATGCCCTCAGTACGGCTGTTCTGGATGGCCGGGTGAATTTTGATGCGCTGGAACCTCTTTCCAACGAAGAGATCATTGAGCAATTGCTGCCCATCTGGGGCATCGGGCGCTGGACGGTGGAAATGTTCCTGATGTTTGGTCTGGGCAGGGAAGACATTTACTCTCTGGGTGATGGAGCATTGAAACGGGCCTTCTCCAACCTGTATGGTGAATCCAGCCTGGATGAAGTCACTGGTCGCTGGAGCCCATACCGCAGTTATGCCAGCTGGTACCTGTGGAGAACCCTGTAA
- the ffh gene encoding signal recognition particle protein, which yields MFESLGKKLQDILDNVRQQGRLTEPQVKAAMREIRMALLEADVNFNVAKDFVARVSEKAVGQDVLTSLNAGQQVVKIVHDELIETLGGSAQQPQLKTDSNVWFMVGLQGAGKTTSTGKLAAYYKGKGRRVLLVAADTQRPAAREQLKVLGNQVGVPVLEVHDNESPAVTQQRLKEYLQKDFRDLVIVDTAGRLQIDENLMDQLADLKTALNPTETLLVVDAMTGQEALNVAETFDKRVSLSGLIITKMDGDARGGAALSARSVTGKPIYFAGVSEKITGLEPFYPDRVASRILGMGDVLTLIERAQQAELSAMDPNKKLTEFDLEDLLMQMKNLRKMGPLGDIMKLIPGMSKMLPEGFNVDEKQLKQIEAIIQSMTLRERRDPKVINGQRRKRIAAGSGRTVQEVNRLLKMHDQMKDMMKVMQRMGMGKGGKGMKGMPKMPFGK from the coding sequence ATGTTTGAGTCGTTAGGGAAGAAACTCCAGGACATTCTGGACAATGTACGTCAGCAGGGCCGCCTGACCGAACCCCAGGTGAAAGCTGCCATGCGCGAAATTCGCATGGCTTTGCTGGAAGCAGATGTCAACTTCAATGTGGCCAAGGACTTTGTGGCCCGTGTCTCCGAAAAAGCAGTGGGTCAGGATGTGCTGACCAGCCTCAACGCTGGCCAGCAGGTGGTCAAGATCGTTCATGATGAACTGATCGAAACCCTTGGGGGCAGTGCCCAGCAACCCCAGTTGAAAACCGACAGCAACGTGTGGTTCATGGTGGGCCTGCAGGGCGCAGGGAAGACCACCTCCACAGGCAAGCTGGCAGCCTACTACAAAGGCAAGGGCCGCCGGGTGCTGCTGGTGGCTGCCGACACCCAGCGTCCTGCTGCCCGTGAACAGCTCAAGGTGCTGGGCAATCAGGTGGGTGTGCCGGTACTGGAAGTGCACGACAATGAATCTCCAGCCGTCACCCAGCAACGCCTGAAAGAGTACCTGCAAAAAGATTTTCGGGATCTGGTCATTGTGGACACCGCAGGCCGCTTGCAGATCGACGAGAACCTGATGGACCAGCTGGCAGACCTCAAAACCGCTCTGAACCCCACGGAGACCCTGCTGGTGGTGGATGCCATGACCGGTCAGGAAGCCCTCAATGTGGCCGAAACCTTCGACAAACGGGTGAGCCTGTCTGGTTTGATCATCACCAAGATGGACGGGGATGCCCGTGGCGGTGCAGCCCTCTCTGCCCGTTCTGTGACTGGAAAACCCATCTACTTTGCCGGGGTCAGTGAAAAAATCACGGGTCTGGAGCCCTTCTATCCGGACCGGGTGGCCAGCCGCATTCTGGGCATGGGGGATGTGCTCACCCTGATTGAGCGTGCCCAGCAGGCCGAACTCTCGGCCATGGACCCCAACAAGAAGCTCACCGAGTTTGACCTGGAAGACCTGCTCATGCAGATGAAAAACCTGCGCAAGATGGGACCGCTGGGAGACATCATGAAGCTGATTCCTGGCATGAGCAAAATGCTGCCAGAAGGTTTCAATGTGGATGAAAAGCAACTCAAGCAGATTGAGGCGATCATCCAGTCCATGACCCTCAGAGAGCGTCGGGATCCCAAAGTCATCAATGGACAGCGGCGCAAACGCATTGCTGCAGGATCCGGGCGCACAGTGCAGGAAGTCAACCGCCTGCTCAAAATGCACGACCAGATGAAGGACATGATGAAGGTCATGCAGCGCATGGGGATGGGCAAGGGCGGCAAAGGCATGAAAGGGATGCCCAAAATGCCTTTCGGCAAATAA
- the hisA gene encoding 1-(5-phosphoribosyl)-5-[(5-phosphoribosylamino)methylideneamino]imidazole-4-carboxamide isomerase encodes MGFYTDGVSLVIPCVDIQSGRAVRLYEGDPDQETVYFNSPLEAAQHWVKLGAPLVHLVDLDAATGRGENKAIIFEITRTLGVPVEVGGGIRNFETAQALLEGGVKRVVIGTAAIKNPELVSQLIAAFGAERVVVSLDAKGGFVAVAGWGTSSDVSIETLCQDMGRRGLQTLIFTDVSRDGTLKGLDRELMVRVRQAWTEELIVGGGVRDVHDVALLRELGIEGAIVGRSIYEGTLPFPVPV; translated from the coding sequence ATGGGGTTTTATACTGATGGCGTGAGTCTGGTTATTCCCTGTGTGGACATTCAATCGGGTCGGGCGGTCCGCCTTTACGAAGGTGACCCCGATCAGGAAACGGTTTATTTCAACAGCCCTCTGGAAGCTGCGCAGCACTGGGTCAAACTGGGTGCCCCCCTGGTTCACCTGGTGGATCTGGATGCAGCCACCGGGCGTGGCGAAAACAAAGCCATCATCTTCGAGATCACCCGCACCCTCGGGGTTCCCGTGGAGGTGGGGGGCGGCATTCGCAATTTTGAAACCGCCCAGGCCCTGCTGGAAGGTGGCGTCAAAAGGGTGGTGATTGGCACAGCTGCCATCAAAAACCCTGAGCTGGTCAGCCAGTTGATTGCAGCTTTCGGAGCCGAGCGCGTGGTGGTCAGCCTGGATGCCAAAGGTGGCTTTGTGGCTGTGGCCGGATGGGGCACCAGCAGCGATGTTTCCATTGAAACCCTCTGTCAGGACATGGGCCGGAGGGGACTGCAAACCCTGATCTTCACCGATGTTTCCAGAGACGGCACCCTGAAAGGTCTGGACCGGGAGTTGATGGTGCGGGTTCGTCAGGCCTGGACGGAAGAACTGATCGTGGGTGGCGGTGTGCGTGACGTTCACGATGTGGCCCTGCTGCGAGAACTGGGCATCGAGGGGGCCATCGTGGGACGCTCGATTTACGAGGGCACCCTCCCCTTCCCTGTTCCTGTTTGA
- a CDS encoding EVE domain-containing protein, with protein sequence MTRYWIGVVSQQHVLRGVEGGFCQVCHGKQAPLKKMQQGDFLVYYSPKTTYPDGETLQQFTALGQVQGDQAYQVEMNPDFQPYRKDVRYLEVTPVSIQQLKPKLKFTRGNWGFQLRLGHFEISEADFSVIVQAMGLSLEGLWNPADAQ encoded by the coding sequence ATGACCCGATACTGGATTGGTGTGGTTTCCCAGCAACATGTTTTGAGAGGTGTGGAGGGCGGTTTCTGTCAGGTGTGCCATGGCAAACAGGCCCCCCTCAAAAAGATGCAGCAAGGGGATTTTCTGGTGTACTACTCTCCAAAAACCACTTACCCGGATGGAGAAACCTTGCAACAGTTCACAGCCCTGGGGCAGGTTCAGGGAGATCAAGCCTATCAGGTGGAAATGAACCCGGATTTTCAGCCTTACCGCAAAGATGTGCGTTACCTGGAGGTCACTCCAGTGTCCATTCAACAACTCAAACCAAAGCTAAAGTTCACGCGGGGCAACTGGGGATTCCAGCTCAGGCTTGGACACTTTGAAATCAGCGAAGCCGATTTTTCCGTGATCGTTCAGGCCATGGGTTTAAGCCTTGAGGGGCTGTGGAACCCGGCGGATGCCCAGTGA
- a CDS encoding MFS transporter, giving the protein MKSKVYYGWIVVLVTALVALYAAGARSSPGVFLLPMQDDTGWSKATLSFAVSIGLVMLGLGGPISGFLIDRHGPRRITLIGLLLTSLSFGVSSLTHTVWQLDLFWGFFSGLGTGLIGSVLGATVAARWFVARRGLVTGIFGASMSAGQLIFVPLLSVLVAQFGWRESSLIIGGLALLLLLPTLFFLKDEPQEVGLLPFGATPGQEQTRNRPDPTVMGKAVRTLDFWLLCATFCVCGATSNGIIGTHFIAHQHDHGIAAGVAAGYLALMGAFNFIGTIASGWLTDRFDPRKLLCTYYIFRGASLFLLPYVESSFGIGVFAVLFGLDYIATVPPTTALVADRFGRANVGTVYGWVFCAHQIGAAVAAWAGGSVRDALGSYALAFLFAGGIALLGGLLSLGIRRVPQPLKA; this is encoded by the coding sequence ATGAAGTCAAAAGTGTATTACGGCTGGATTGTGGTGTTGGTGACGGCCCTGGTGGCCCTGTATGCTGCAGGAGCCAGATCTTCTCCCGGCGTGTTCTTGCTGCCCATGCAAGACGATACAGGCTGGAGCAAGGCCACCCTGTCTTTTGCCGTTTCCATCGGTCTGGTGATGCTGGGTCTGGGAGGTCCCATCAGTGGGTTCCTGATTGACCGTCATGGTCCCAGGCGCATCACCCTGATTGGACTCTTGCTGACCTCCCTCAGTTTTGGGGTCAGCAGCCTGACCCACACCGTCTGGCAACTGGATCTGTTCTGGGGGTTCTTCAGTGGTCTGGGCACTGGATTGATTGGCAGTGTGCTGGGGGCCACCGTAGCAGCCCGCTGGTTCGTGGCCAGGAGGGGGCTGGTCACAGGCATTTTTGGGGCCAGCATGAGTGCGGGCCAATTGATATTTGTGCCGCTGCTTTCTGTGCTGGTGGCCCAATTTGGCTGGAGGGAAAGCAGCCTGATCATTGGAGGTCTGGCCCTTTTGCTGTTGCTGCCCACACTGTTTTTCCTGAAAGACGAGCCGCAGGAGGTGGGCCTCCTGCCGTTTGGGGCCACTCCGGGTCAGGAACAGACCAGAAACCGCCCGGATCCCACCGTGATGGGAAAAGCCGTCCGAACGCTGGACTTCTGGCTGCTGTGCGCCACGTTTTGCGTGTGTGGTGCAACTTCAAACGGCATCATCGGCACGCATTTCATTGCCCACCAGCATGACCATGGCATTGCTGCAGGTGTGGCAGCAGGCTACCTGGCCCTGATGGGGGCCTTCAATTTCATCGGGACCATTGCTTCAGGCTGGCTCACAGACCGGTTTGATCCCAGAAAATTGTTGTGCACTTACTACATCTTCCGTGGGGCATCTCTGTTTTTGCTGCCCTATGTGGAATCCAGCTTTGGAATTGGGGTGTTTGCAGTGCTCTTTGGGCTGGATTACATTGCCACAGTCCCTCCCACCACTGCATTGGTGGCAGACCGTTTTGGACGGGCCAACGTGGGCACTGTGTATGGCTGGGTGTTCTGTGCCCACCAGATCGGTGCTGCGGTGGCGGCCTGGGCAGGAGGAAGTGTCAGGGATGCGCTGGGCAGTTATGCTCTGGCTTTCCTGTTTGCCGGAGGGATTGCCTTGCTGGGAGGCCTGCTCTCACTGGGCATCCGCCGGGTTCCACAGCCCCTCAAGGCTTAA
- a CDS encoding nucleoside deaminase, with amino-acid sequence MSEFMQEAGEIALHNVRSGRGGPFGAVIVKEGKVIARGMNLVTTTPDPTAHAEVTAIREAAKILGTFDLSGCEIYTSCEPCPMCLGAIYWARLDKIYYACTQADAAEIDFDDEFIYQEFARPIEDRRLPMIQEAREEGLKAFKAWQESQNKIQY; translated from the coding sequence ATGAGTGAATTCATGCAGGAAGCTGGAGAAATCGCACTGCACAATGTGCGCAGCGGCAGAGGTGGGCCCTTTGGGGCTGTGATTGTCAAGGAGGGAAAAGTCATTGCCCGTGGGATGAACCTGGTCACCACCACCCCCGACCCCACCGCCCATGCTGAAGTGACTGCCATCCGGGAAGCCGCCAAAATCCTGGGCACCTTTGACCTCTCTGGATGTGAAATCTACACCAGTTGCGAACCCTGCCCGATGTGCCTGGGGGCGATTTACTGGGCCAGACTGGACAAAATTTATTATGCCTGCACCCAGGCAGATGCCGCAGAAATTGACTTCGATGATGAATTCATCTATCAGGAGTTCGCACGTCCCATAGAGGACCGCAGGCTTCCCATGATTCAGGAAGCCCGTGAAGAAGGCCTGAAAGCCTTCAAAGCCTGGCAGGAAAGCCAGAACAAGATCCAGTACTGA
- a CDS encoding DUF3105 domain-containing protein, which yields MKIHVLIVAVLGVATLAQAQTGQTSQQTTASKVVLKKIKTEKSSAGTITFYEDASNTGVIHATDPVNYPFYPPVMGLHHPTWANCGIYLKTIDARMALHSLEHGALWVTFKPTTEARKLAFLQTLVKGNPYRLMSLEARQTADVVLTVWGVQLVVSTWDEKAIKDFADQYTNGPTTPEPGAPCSGGVKP from the coding sequence ATGAAAATCCATGTTTTAATTGTTGCTGTATTGGGTGTTGCCACCCTGGCCCAGGCCCAGACCGGGCAAACCTCCCAGCAAACCACAGCCAGCAAAGTTGTTCTCAAGAAAATCAAAACCGAGAAGAGCAGCGCAGGAACCATCACATTTTATGAAGATGCCAGCAACACAGGGGTGATTCACGCCACAGATCCAGTGAATTATCCCTTTTATCCTCCGGTGATGGGATTGCATCATCCAACCTGGGCCAATTGCGGCATTTACCTGAAAACCATTGATGCCCGTATGGCCTTGCACAGCCTGGAGCACGGAGCCCTTTGGGTGACCTTCAAACCCACCACCGAGGCCAGAAAACTGGCTTTCCTGCAAACCCTGGTGAAAGGGAACCCTTACCGCCTGATGTCCCTGGAAGCCAGACAGACTGCCGATGTGGTGCTGACGGTGTGGGGGGTGCAACTGGTGGTCAGCACATGGGATGAGAAGGCCATCAAGGACTTTGCAGACCAATACACCAATGGTCCCACCACCCCTGAACCAGGTGCACCCTGTTCAGGTGGCGTCAAACCTTAA
- the nspC gene encoding carboxynorspermidine decarboxylase — translation MSSEIFPVENIPFDQMPSPCFVLDESRLKHNLEILKRVQDESGAHIICALKGYSMWSTFPMVRQYLYGATASSLNEALLAKHEMGKEVHVYVPAYSDDEFPEILDLADHITFNTFTQWERFKGQVEAYKERTGKHIGCAIRINPEYSENKVPLYDPCVPFSRLGVTRSHFREDLLEGIDGLHFHTLSAKNSDTLERTLKAVEEKFGDLLPSMKWVNFGGGHHITNKNYDVERLIRVVKAFREKWDVDVILEPGEAVGWQTGWLVSSVLDAFDNGMNLAMLDVSVSAHMPDCLEMPYRPDILNADEPGVKAHTYRLGGGTCLAGDIIGDYSFDQPLQVGSRVVFEDMIHYTMVKTTFFNGVKHPSIGIWTLEGEFKLVKHFSYEEFRAKLS, via the coding sequence ATGAGCAGCGAGATTTTCCCCGTCGAAAACATCCCTTTTGACCAGATGCCCAGCCCCTGTTTTGTGCTGGATGAATCCCGTCTGAAACACAACCTGGAAATCCTCAAGCGTGTGCAGGACGAATCTGGTGCCCACATCATCTGTGCTTTAAAAGGCTACAGCATGTGGAGCACTTTCCCGATGGTGCGGCAGTACCTGTATGGAGCCACCGCCAGTTCCCTCAACGAGGCCTTGCTGGCGAAACACGAGATGGGCAAGGAAGTGCACGTGTACGTCCCGGCCTACAGCGACGATGAATTTCCCGAAATTCTGGACCTTGCAGACCACATCACCTTCAACACCTTCACCCAGTGGGAGAGATTTAAAGGTCAGGTGGAGGCGTACAAAGAGCGCACCGGCAAGCACATTGGCTGTGCCATCCGTATCAACCCCGAGTACAGCGAAAACAAGGTGCCCCTTTACGATCCCTGCGTGCCTTTTTCCCGTCTGGGGGTAACCCGCAGCCATTTCCGCGAAGACTTGCTGGAAGGCATTGATGGGCTGCATTTTCACACCCTGAGCGCCAAGAACAGCGACACCCTGGAGCGCACCCTGAAAGCCGTTGAGGAGAAATTTGGGGATTTGTTGCCCAGCATGAAATGGGTGAATTTCGGTGGAGGCCACCACATCACCAACAAGAATTACGATGTGGAACGCCTGATCCGGGTGGTCAAGGCCTTCCGGGAGAAGTGGGATGTGGATGTGATCCTGGAACCCGGTGAAGCGGTGGGCTGGCAAACCGGGTGGCTGGTGTCCAGCGTGCTGGACGCTTTCGACAATGGCATGAACCTGGCCATGCTGGATGTCAGCGTTTCGGCCCACATGCCCGACTGCCTGGAGATGCCTTACCGCCCGGACATCCTGAATGCAGATGAACCTGGCGTCAAAGCCCACACTTACCGTCTGGGTGGGGGCACCTGTCTGGCTGGAGACATCATCGGGGATTATTCTTTTGACCAGCCACTGCAGGTGGGCTCCAGGGTGGTTTTTGAAGACATGATCCATTACACCATGGTGAAAACCACCTTCTTCAATGGGGTCAAGCACCCCAGCATCGGGATCTGGACGCTGGAGGGCGAGTTTAAGCTGGTCAAGCATTTCAGCTACGAGGAATTCAGGGCCAAATTGAGCTGA
- a CDS encoding DUF4034 domain-containing protein, giving the protein MTEAQPQLQIKNPAEILRLLREIRCEELDLYLNGLQAQFEQGNLAEDDFNSVFSAFDSQFKTLGQMLSRWVERMPHSYAARLAQARWLLGQAWLYRGGATFNHVSDRGRRGLHHFLQLARQAAEASLNLTARPLLSYVLLGHVQHVHGNRLSVQDIQKQQFPEWYQQGIEVHPRSLLLRVTLLNTLRQEWGGSRDHMFHFIEAQQDKLQREDLYLLWGEFHANLSHHLFHFQNNVPEALKAIEEAIPYHTRFYYSKVYYLHFVNEPQALALLEERMDLDRDTIRRQTIGKAEYLADEVLEKKNSLSRKMFEYLSWRAEDGDLEALPMLGQALVNDQAMDPQHPPHFWLEWALNEGAVQAGKVYAEYLRDKSDGLKESFQVRMRKVLVTADQGSDYCAHLVYRFFGWYRKVFQLHPHQRFHYLYLAADAGHGKACLKLGNLLKSGRLAFDDQGRLVPHRGKASPDDLEYAEYLLHRPRLNLHLPWYGKAMLGFMESVSSLSWWGFHQAALEEEQEEKEKIKPAKWKKWLEYWWVLLVASVVLRFLSHFFS; this is encoded by the coding sequence ATGACAGAAGCTCAACCCCAGCTGCAGATCAAAAATCCTGCCGAAATTCTTCGCTTATTGCGTGAAATCAGATGTGAAGAGCTTGATCTGTATTTGAATGGTTTGCAAGCTCAGTTTGAGCAGGGCAATCTTGCAGAAGATGATTTCAATAGTGTCTTTTCTGCATTTGATTCTCAGTTCAAGACGCTGGGACAGATGTTGTCCCGCTGGGTAGAGCGCATGCCTCACTCATACGCTGCACGGTTGGCGCAAGCCAGATGGCTTCTGGGGCAAGCTTGGCTGTATAGGGGTGGAGCAACGTTCAATCATGTTTCAGACCGGGGAAGAAGGGGCTTGCACCATTTCTTGCAGCTTGCCCGTCAGGCTGCAGAAGCCAGCCTTAACCTGACGGCCAGACCGTTGTTGTCTTATGTGCTGTTGGGACATGTGCAACATGTCCATGGAAACAGACTGTCTGTGCAGGACATTCAAAAACAGCAATTTCCTGAGTGGTACCAGCAAGGGATTGAGGTGCATCCTCGGAGCTTGCTGTTGCGTGTTACCTTGTTGAACACCCTGCGGCAGGAATGGGGCGGCTCCAGAGATCACATGTTTCATTTCATTGAAGCCCAGCAGGACAAGCTGCAACGAGAAGACCTCTACTTGTTGTGGGGAGAGTTTCATGCCAATCTTTCCCACCACCTGTTTCATTTCCAGAACAATGTTCCTGAAGCACTGAAGGCCATAGAAGAGGCCATTCCATACCACACAAGGTTTTATTACAGCAAGGTGTATTATTTGCACTTCGTGAATGAACCCCAGGCACTGGCCTTGTTGGAAGAGCGCATGGATCTGGACAGGGACACCATCAGGCGGCAGACCATTGGCAAGGCAGAGTATCTGGCAGATGAGGTGCTGGAAAAGAAAAATTCCCTGTCCAGAAAAATGTTTGAGTACCTGAGCTGGCGAGCAGAAGATGGCGACCTGGAAGCCCTGCCCATGCTGGGGCAGGCCCTAGTGAATGATCAAGCGATGGATCCACAACACCCACCTCACTTCTGGTTGGAATGGGCACTGAATGAGGGAGCTGTACAAGCAGGCAAGGTGTATGCCGAATACTTGCGAGACAAATCGGATGGGCTTAAAGAATCCTTCCAGGTGAGAATGCGCAAAGTGCTGGTCACAGCAGACCAGGGAAGTGATTATTGCGCCCATCTGGTTTATCGGTTTTTTGGATGGTACCGGAAAGTTTTCCAATTGCATCCACATCAGAGGTTTCATTACCTCTATCTGGCTGCAGATGCAGGACATGGAAAGGCCTGTTTGAAACTGGGCAACTTGCTGAAATCGGGTCGTCTGGCTTTTGATGATCAGGGCAGACTGGTGCCTCATCGTGGAAAAGCATCACCAGATGATCTGGAATATGCAGAATACCTGCTGCATCGTCCCAGACTCAACCTGCACCTGCCCTGGTATGGAAAAGCCATGTTGGGTTTTATGGAAAGCGTTTCTTCATTGTCCTGGTGGGGGTTTCATCAAGCAGCTCTGGAAGAAGAACAAGAAGAAAAGGAAAAAATCAAGCCAGCAAAATGGAAAAAGTGGCTTGAATACTGGTGGGTGTTGTTGGTGGCTTCTGTGGTTCTGCGGTTTCTGTCTCATTTTTTCTCTTGA